A stretch of DNA from Thermodesulfobacteriota bacterium:
TACATCTCCTGCACCGACGCGGGAGCCAGCACGATGGTGCGGTAGTCTCCGTGGCCCCCGCCACGGGTGGCCTGGAAGTAGTCTCCCTGGCTCGCCGAGATGCCCCCCAGACCGGGCCCCGATCGCTGCACGTTCACCACCACGCAGGGGACCTCGCTCCCCGCAAGGTAGCTCAAGCCCTCCTGCATGAGGCTGATTCCCGGGCTCGAGGAGCTCGTCATGCAGCGCTTGCCCGTGGCCCCGGTCCCCAGGAGCATGTTGATCGAGCCGACCTCGCTCTCGGCTTGCACGAACTGCCCCCCCAGGGAGGGGAGCACCTGGCTCAGGTACTCGGGAATCTCGTTCTGGGGTGTGATGGGGTAACCGTAGTAGTACCGGCACCCCGCCGCCACGGCGGCCTTGGCCACCGCTACGTTGCCGCGCTCGAAGGTTCTCTTCACCGCCTCACCTCACTTCCACACTTCGATCACCACGTCGGGGCACATGCGGGCGCAGATCGCGCACCCGGTACACTCGGAGCCCTCCTTGAGCCCCACGGGCCGGTATCCCTGGGGATTCAGGCGTGCGGTGATCTCCAGGCACTCCTTGGGGCAATAGGCTACGCACAGGCCGCAGCTCTTGCAGCGGTCCTCTCGAAACTCCAGCTTGGGCATGGGAAACCGGCCTCCGATTCGATGCACGAAGGAAAGTAAGCTACCAGCCGCTCCAAGACCGTGTCAATCGCGTGTCAAT
This window harbors:
- a CDS encoding 4Fe-4S binding protein — encoded protein: MPKLEFREDRCKSCGLCVAYCPKECLEITARLNPQGYRPVGLKEGSECTGCAICARMCPDVVIEVWK